Proteins from one Cicer arietinum cultivar CDC Frontier isolate Library 1 chromosome 3, Cicar.CDCFrontier_v2.0, whole genome shotgun sequence genomic window:
- the LOC101500714 gene encoding uncharacterized protein isoform X2 — MELVAELWQENFKAWEAIHKNKSSNVVAPPEMQEGKKKWSIESNRFGFSGELLGRVSPFRRSRAAAAGISPCRSKPQSPFQGVKLLGDAKETEINKSGNLKFYSTGLGKVQGVPNQGAKRSSYSGSLAIEKTLYIDIISCLI, encoded by the exons ATGGAACTAGTTGCCGAGTTATGGCAGGAAAACTTTAAG GCTTGGGAAGCAATTCACAAGAACAAGTCAAGCAATGTAGTTGCACCACCTGAGATGCAAGAAGGAAAGAAGAAATGGAGCATTGAATCAAACAGGTTTGGTTTTTCGGGCGAGCTTCTAGGTAGAGTCTCTCCCTTTCGGCGTTCACGAGCTGCTGCTGCAGGCATATCTCCCTGCAGAAGTAAACCACAATCTCCATTTCAGGGCGTGAAGTTGCTCGGTGATGCTAAAGAAACTGAAATCAATAAATCAGGCAATTTGAAATTCTACAGCACTGGACTTGGTAAAGTACAAGGGGTTCCAAACCAAGGAGCCAAAAGAAGTTCATATTCAGGAAGTTTGGCAATTGAAAAGACATTGTATATAGACATTatatcatgtttgatttga
- the LOC101500714 gene encoding uncharacterized protein isoform X1: MELVAELWQENFKPYKSLMQAWEAIHKNKSSNVVAPPEMQEGKKKWSIESNRFGFSGELLGRVSPFRRSRAAAAGISPCRSKPQSPFQGVKLLGDAKETEINKSGNLKFYSTGLGKVQGVPNQGAKRSSYSGSLAIEKTLYIDIISCLI, translated from the exons ATGGAACTAGTTGCCGAGTTATGGCAGGAAAACTTTAAG CCATATAAATCTTTGATGCAGGCTTGGGAAGCAATTCACAAGAACAAGTCAAGCAATGTAGTTGCACCACCTGAGATGCAAGAAGGAAAGAAGAAATGGAGCATTGAATCAAACAGGTTTGGTTTTTCGGGCGAGCTTCTAGGTAGAGTCTCTCCCTTTCGGCGTTCACGAGCTGCTGCTGCAGGCATATCTCCCTGCAGAAGTAAACCACAATCTCCATTTCAGGGCGTGAAGTTGCTCGGTGATGCTAAAGAAACTGAAATCAATAAATCAGGCAATTTGAAATTCTACAGCACTGGACTTGGTAAAGTACAAGGGGTTCCAAACCAAGGAGCCAAAAGAAGTTCATATTCAGGAAGTTTGGCAATTGAAAAGACATTGTATATAGACATTatatcatgtttgatttga